From the Musa acuminata AAA Group cultivar baxijiao chromosome BXJ1-2, Cavendish_Baxijiao_AAA, whole genome shotgun sequence genome, one window contains:
- the LOC135597234 gene encoding wall-associated receptor kinase 1-like — MLGVILPSPKLRYAYLTSSSSSLQEQGSVSSLQLMSRSREMILSILLTLAAAVHTASQNCSGKCGQVVIPYPFGIEPGCFRDGFAITCNQSTGGPPRAFLGASDIEVTEISLPQGQVRVQVPVAWQCYNESGTESINLPEINYNINGVYKISNDRNKFTIIGCNSLVYLQSEKDGSGSYPFHYYVGCLSYCRDVTSVINGACDGIGCCQSSFPAKLSDSSFLFKDYSHSSMLDFSPCTYAFIVDHDYFSFSAANLMMDKNSSMPLWLDWAFRAVATCDEAARSTNYACRSENSACINSRNDAGYLCNCSQGYQGNPYIDKGCQDIDECTLPETYPCYGVCTNLPGSYRCACRSGERGNPLAAPCIPNTPSAVKVIAGITSAFLAALALILVLLVLQKRRLTMEKEKLSRENCDWILYDKMMSRQVHRMRIFSLQDLQRATDNFHEDGVIGRGGHGRVYKGILEDDRVVAIKRTVVTDERQSGTASQFRQKEEFLNEIGILSQINHKNVVRLFGCCLEEEIPMLVYEFVPNGTLSDFIHKQDSGSAISLDIRLKLAAESAEALAHLHSSTSHTVIHGDVKSSNILLDENKMAKVADFGASTLMLTDETKTVSFVQGTPGYVDPVYCETRRLTKKTDVFSFGVVILELMTRKKAIWDDVPLALMSRQHLLDILDEEVVEEGGKDLLGKVVDLAIQCVCRQQEERPTMKRVAEKLQKFRKLLQKKRGQSRSVGMASLLTRATNSYTGYQRLRESVVLEVGS; from the exons ATGCTCGGTGTAATCTTGCCGTCACCGAAGCTGAGGTATGCATATTTAACATCAAGTTCATCGTCTTTGCAGGAGCAGGGATCTGTTTCATCACTCCAGCTAATGAGTAGATCGAGAGAAATGATCCTCTCCATCCTGCTGACACTTGCAGCAGCAGTGCATACAGCATCCCAAAACTGCTCCGGGAAGTGCGGCCAAGTTGTCATCCCATACCCCTTCGGCATCGAGCCCGGTTGCTTTAGAGATGGATTTGCAATCACCTGCAACCAGTCGACCGGCGGCCCTCCGAGAGCGTTCCTCGGCGCAAGCGACATCGAAGTGACCGAGATTTCGCTGCCGCAAGGCCAGGTTCGCGTGCAGGTTCCCGTCGCTTGGCAGTGCTACAACGAGTCCGGAACCGAGAGCATCAACTTGCCGGAAATAAACTACAACATCAATGGAGTCTACAAGATTTCCAACGATCGCAACAAGTTCACCATCATCGGCTGCAACTCCTTGGTGTACCTTCAAAGCGAGAAGGACGGTAGCGGTTCCTATCCCTTCCACTATTACGTCGGTTGCTTATCGTACTGCAGAGACGTCACCAGCGTCATCAACGGGGCTTGCGACGGAATAGGATGTTGCCAGAGCAGCTTCCCTGCGAAACTCAGCGATAGTTCCTTTCTATTCAAAGACTATAGTCATAGCTCTATGTTGGATTTCAGTCCGTGTACTTATGCCTTCATTGTGGATCACGACTACTTCAGCTTCAGCGCTGCCAATCTAATGATGGATAAGAATTCATCCATGCCTTTGTGGCTGGACTGGGCCTTCCGAGCTGTCGCGACATGCGACGAAGCAGCGCGCTCTACAAATTATGCGTGTCGAAGTGAAAATAGTGCGTGCATCAACTCCAGGAATGACGCAGGCTATCTTTGTAATTGTTCACAAGGATACCAAGGCAATCCCTACATCGATAAAGGATGCCAAG ATATCGACGAGTGCACGCTTCCGGAGACGTACCCTTGCTATGGAGTTTGTACTAATCTTCCAGGGAGCTACCGATGTGCATGCCGGTCCGGCGAGCGTGGTAACCCATTAGCTGCGCCATGTATCCCCAACACCCCGTCTGCAGTGAAGGTGATCGCGG GCATCACCAGCGCCTTCCTCGCTGCGTTGGCTCTTATTTTGGTGCTCTTAGTGTTGCAAAAGAGAAGGCTCACAATGGAAAAGGAGAAACTTTCCAGAGAAAATTGTGACTGGATATTGTATGACAAAATGATGTCCAGACAAGTCCATAGGATGAGAATATTTTCACTGCAAGATCTCCAACGGGCGACAGACAACTTCCATGAGGATGGAGTCATTGGACGCGGAGGCCATGGCAGAGTCTACAAAGGGATCCTGGAGGACGACAGAGTGGTGGCCATCAAGAGGACTGTGGTGACTGACGAGAGACAAAGTGGAACAGCTTCCCAGTTCAGACAGAAGGAAGAATTTTTGAATGAAATAGGCATCCTTTCGCAGATCAACCACAAGAATGTAGTCAGACTGTTTGGCTGCTGTTTAGAGGAGGAGATTCCCATGCTGGTCTATGAATTCGTCCCCAACGGGACCCTTTCTGACTTCATCCACAAACAAGATTCAGGATCGGCCATCTCCTTGGACATCCGTCTAAAACTTGCAGCAGAATCGGCGGAAGCACTTGCTCATCTGCATTCATCCACGTCTCATACGGTCATTCATGGGGATGTGAAGTCAAGCAACATACTCCTCGACGAGAACAAGATGGCAAAAGTAGCCGACTTCGGCGCATCCACGCTTATGCTAACAGATGAAACCAAGACCGTAAGTTTCGTGCAGGGCACTCCCGGTTACGTAGACCCTGTTTACTGTGAAACAAGGAGGCTGACCAAGAAAACCGATGTCTTTAGCTTTGGAGTCGTTATCTTAGAACTGATGACCAGGAAGAAGGCGATCTGGGATGATGTGCCATTAGCATTGATGAGCAGGCAACATCTTCTGGACATTTTGGATGAGGAAGTTGTGGAAGAAGGAGGAAAGGATTTGCTGGGAAAAGTCGTTGACCTTGCGATTCAATGCGTTTGTCGTCAACAGGAAGAGAGGCCGACGATGAAGCGAGTGGCGGAGAAACTACAGAAGTTTAGAAAGTTGCTGCAGAAGAAGAGAGGGCAGAGCCGCAGTGTTGGCATGGCCAGCTTGCTCACTCGTGCAACAAATTCCTACACCGGCTATCAGAGATTGAGGGAGTCAGTGGTGCTCGAAGTTGGATCTTAG
- the LOC135612399 gene encoding S-linalool synthase-like yields the protein MDESLSYLVERIKDEMFSPSADMLSFLPLSPYDTAWVAMVAGPQSPHSPMFPKCLEWILRHQRDEGYWGELGTPMDSLTSTLACVVALNAWDTGHANIEKGLGFLRANMVKLLMEHRGGIPRWFSIVFPGMLELALAKGLPVLPDGGSMPAVNNVFNRRETILAMEKSSGNDRHPPLTSFLETLPISCRPNHEVILGLQMEDGSLFHSPSATACAFMITGDRNCLEYLQTMMKRCSNVVPSVFPVDEDLIKLCLVDHLRRLWCGEHFAEEIRGVMDHTYRNWATQQREDYKNYEISEYIYRDSLAFNLLRAYGYRVTPRKFCWFMDEKDVLTHIMENYTEFLGAMVGVYRAAHFMFPEEVELHNAKVFAMKVLHKCLHLEGNNDLTGFEKEIEHEMELPWLARMDHLEHRMYIERSKGYITWIGKTNTCRLSCSPFVIKLAIKSFLNRQSLYKNELEELKRWSEESGLSKMGFGREKTTYCYFLATVPTCLPLHSDLRKIVAKCAIIVTIADDFFDEKGSLNELEILTEAVHRWKGESLWGDAKVIFDALDELVCDIAFKSFSQYDNGVEDVLHDMWRDAFASWLKEFKWSSSQHAPSIDEYIEVATTSVAIQVMTLPACCLACSGAPKDNIKSRYSKITKLAMFCARLLNDSQSYQRELEHGKFNMVPLYMKENADASIEDSIDHIRDILEKKGKEFVELLFGDEYNSVPKLWKELHLTTLKAFWMLYDTTNKFDSPTALLQNINMAFYDALEINV from the exons GACACTGCATGGGTCGCCATGGTTGCCGGTCCTCAGTCTCCTCATAGTCCCATGTTTCCCAAGTGCCTGGAGTGGATACTCCGCCACCAGAGAGACGAAGGGTACTGGGGGGAGCTCGGCACCCCCATGGACTCTCTCACCTCCACCCTCGCTTGTGTTGTTGCACTCAATGCATGGGACACTGGCCATGCTAATATCGAGAAAG GATTAGGATTTCTTCGTGCAAACATGGTGAAACTTCTGATGGAGCATCGCGGTGGCATCCCTCGGTGGTTCTCCATCGTCTTCCCTGGCATGCTTGAGCTGGCACTGGCCAAAGGCCTACCCGTTCTTCCCGACGGCGGCAGCATGCCAGCAGTGAACAACGTCTTCAACAGAAGAGAAACCATATTGGCAAT GGAAAAATCTTCCGGCAACGATCGCCACCCCCCGCTAACGTCGTTCCTTGAGACCCTGCCAATAAGCTGCAGGCCAAATCATGAAGTGATTCTTGGGCTTCAGATGGAAGACGGCTCGCTCTTCCACTCTCCTTCTGCAACCGCTTGTGCTTTCATGATTACAGGCGATAGGAATTGCTTGGAGTACCTGCAGACCATGATGAAACGATGCAGTAACGTGG TTCCTTCCGTGTTTCCTGTGGACGAAGATCTCATAAAGCTGTGTCTGGTGGATCATTTGAGGAGGTTATGGTGTGGTGAGCATTTTGCGGAAGAAATACGAGGCGTTATGGACCATACTTACAG GAATTGGGCTACTCAACAACGAGAAGATTACAAGAATTATGAGATATcggaatatatatatagagaCTCGTTAGCCTTTAATCTTTTAAGGGCATATGGATATCGTGTAACACCAA GGAAGTTTTGTTGGTTTATGGATGAGAAAGATGTGCTCACGCATATCATGGAGAACTACACTGAATTCTTAGGAGCCATGGTTGGTGTCTACAGAGCAGCACACTTTATGTTCCCCGAGGAAGTTGAGCTTCACAATGCCAAAGTTTTTGCTATGAAAGTATTGCATAAGTGTTTGCATTTAGAAGGCAACAATGACTTGACCGGTTTTGAGAAAGAG ATTGAGCATGAAATGGAACTCCCATGGCTCGCTCGAATGGACCATCTTGAGCATCGCATGTATATAGAGAGAAGTAAAGGTTATATAACGTGGATCGGAAAGACCAACACTTGCAG GCTTTCATGTTCCCCGTTCGTCATCAAATTAGCAATTAAAAGCTTCTTAAACCGCCAATCACTTTACAAAAATGAACTTGAGGAACTCAAGAG GTGGTCCGAAGAATCAGGGCTGTCCAAAATGGGATTTGGCCGAGAGAAGACAACATATTGTTACTTTCTAGCCACCGTTCCAACATGTCTTCCTCTACATTCGGATCTACGGAAGATAGTCGCAAAGTGTGCAATCATAGTCACCATTGCAGATGATTTCTTCGACGAGAAAGGTTCTCTAAATGAACTAGAAATCCTAACTGAAGCTGTGCATAG GTGGAAAGGAGAAAGCTTGTGGGGCGATGCGAAAGTAATTTTTGATGCGCTCGACGAACTTGTATGTGATATAGCTTTCAAATCATTTAGTCAGTATGATAATGGTGTGGAAGATGTTCTTCATGACATG TGGCGTGATGCGTTCGCCTCATGGCTGAAGGAATTCAAGTGGAGTAGTAGTCAACATGCACCTTCAATTGATGAATACATTGAAGTCGCCACGACATCTGTAGCCATACAAGTAATGACTCTTCCTGCATGTTGCTTGGCTTGCTCAGGAGCTCCAAAGGACAACATAAAATCCCGTTACAGCAAAATAACTAAGTTGGCAATGTTCTGTGCTCGTTTATTGAATGACAGCCAGAGTTACCAG CGAGAATTGGAGCATGGGAAGTTTAACATGGTACCACTGTATATGAAGGAGAATGCAGATGCAAGTATCGAAGATTCAATTGACCACATAAGGGACATTCTTGAGAAGAAAGGGAAGGAATTTGTTGAGCTTCTCTTCGGTGATGAATATAATAGTGTTCCAAAATTATGGAAAGAGCTACACTTGACAACTCTGAAAGCATTTTGGATGCTCTATGATACGACTAATAAATTTGACTCGCCTACAGCATTGCTTCAAAACATTAACATGGCATTTTATGATGCTTTGGAGATTAATGTTTAG